One part of the Rhodococcus oxybenzonivorans genome encodes these proteins:
- the ruvA gene encoding Holliday junction branch migration protein RuvA — protein sequence MIASVRGEVLEIALDHAVIESAGVGYRVNATPATLGGLHRGSEARLITAMIVREDSMTLYGFPDSESKELFGLLQTVSGVGPRLAMATLAVLEPDALRTALAEGNVTALTRVPGIGKRGAERMVVELRDKVDAVASSGAVVIAAGSGSIRDQVVEALVGLGFPAKQAEQATDSVLVEAPESTTSAALRSALSLLGKTR from the coding sequence ATGATCGCGTCCGTCCGCGGCGAGGTACTCGAGATCGCGCTCGATCATGCGGTGATCGAGTCCGCAGGGGTGGGATACCGCGTCAACGCGACCCCCGCCACCCTCGGTGGGCTGCACCGCGGAAGTGAAGCCCGCCTGATCACCGCCATGATCGTGCGTGAAGACTCGATGACGCTGTACGGCTTCCCCGATTCTGAGTCGAAGGAACTGTTCGGCCTCTTGCAGACGGTGTCGGGGGTGGGACCGAGGCTCGCCATGGCCACGCTGGCTGTCCTCGAACCGGACGCATTGCGCACAGCCCTTGCCGAGGGCAACGTGACCGCGCTGACCCGGGTACCGGGGATCGGCAAACGGGGAGCGGAACGAATGGTGGTGGAACTGCGCGACAAGGTGGACGCGGTTGCGTCGTCGGGGGCAGTGGTGATCGCCGCCGGGAGCGGTTCGATTCGCGATCAGGTCGTCGAAGCCCTCGTCGGCCTCGGATTCCCGGCCAAGCAGGCCGAGCAGGCCACCGACTCCGTCTTGGTGGAAGCACCTGAATCGACGACGTCCGCAGCGTTACGCTCGGCCCTGTCCCTGCTCGGTAAGACACGATGA
- the pdxS gene encoding pyridoxal 5'-phosphate synthase lyase subunit PdxS — MSTPDTTPTTGTARVKRGMAEMLKGGVIMDVVTPDQAKIAEDAGAVAVMALERVPADIRAQGGVSRMSDPDMIDGIISAVSIPVMAKARIGHFVEAQILQSLGVDYVDESEVLTPADYANHIDKWKFTVPFVCGATNLGEALRRITEGAAMIRSKGEAGTGDVSNATTHMRTIGGEIRRLTSLSEDELYVAAKELQAPYDLVVEVAKAGKLPVTMFTAGGIATPADAAMMMQLGAEGVFVGSGIFKSGNPAERAAAIVKATTFFDDPDVLAKVSRGLGEAMVGINVDDIPVPHRLAERGW, encoded by the coding sequence GTGAGCACCCCCGACACCACCCCCACCACCGGCACTGCGCGCGTCAAGCGGGGCATGGCCGAGATGCTCAAGGGTGGGGTCATCATGGACGTCGTCACCCCCGATCAGGCGAAGATCGCCGAGGACGCCGGCGCGGTCGCGGTGATGGCGCTCGAGCGGGTGCCCGCGGACATCCGCGCGCAGGGTGGGGTGTCGCGGATGAGTGATCCGGACATGATCGACGGCATCATCTCCGCGGTCTCGATCCCGGTGATGGCCAAGGCCCGGATCGGGCACTTCGTCGAGGCGCAGATCCTGCAGTCCCTGGGGGTCGATTATGTCGACGAGTCCGAGGTCCTGACCCCGGCCGACTATGCGAATCACATCGACAAGTGGAAGTTCACCGTCCCGTTCGTGTGTGGTGCGACCAATCTGGGTGAGGCGTTGCGGCGGATTACCGAGGGTGCGGCGATGATTCGGTCGAAGGGTGAGGCCGGTACCGGGGACGTGTCGAATGCCACCACGCATATGCGGACCATCGGTGGGGAGATTCGCCGGTTGACGTCGCTGAGCGAGGACGAGCTGTATGTGGCGGCGAAGGAGCTGCAGGCACCGTATGACCTGGTGGTCGAGGTGGCGAAGGCCGGGAAGTTGCCGGTCACCATGTTCACCGCCGGTGGCATCGCGACCCCGGCGGATGCGGCGATGATGATGCAGCTCGGCGCGGAGGGTGTGTTCGTCGGGTCGGGGATCTTCAAGTCGGGTAATCCGGCGGAGCGGGCGGCGGCGATCGTGAAGGCCACCACCTTCTTCGACGACCCGGACGTGCTTGCGAAGGTCTCTCGTGGGCTGGGTGAGGCGATGGTCGGGATCAACGTCGACGACATCCCGGTTCCGCACCGCCTCGCCGAACGCGGCTGGTGA
- a CDS encoding YebC/PmpR family DNA-binding transcriptional regulator gives MSGHSKWATTKHKKAVIDAKRGKAFAKLIKNIEVAARTGGGDPAGNPTLYDAIQKAKKTSVPNDNIERARKRGAGEEAGGADWQTIMYEGYGPNGVAVLIECLTDNRNRAAGEVRTAMTRNGGNMADPGSVSYLFTRKGVVTLEKGDQSEDDVLMAVLDAGAEEVTDLGDTFEIVSEPTDLVAVRTALQEAGIDYDSAEADFRASVEVPVDADGARKVFKLVDALEESDDVQNVYTNVDLSDEVLAELED, from the coding sequence ATGAGCGGCCACTCCAAATGGGCCACCACCAAGCACAAGAAGGCCGTGATCGATGCCAAGCGTGGCAAAGCCTTCGCGAAGCTGATCAAGAACATCGAGGTGGCGGCCCGTACCGGCGGTGGCGATCCTGCGGGAAACCCCACCTTGTACGACGCCATCCAGAAGGCCAAGAAGACCTCGGTGCCCAACGACAACATCGAGCGCGCACGCAAGCGCGGTGCCGGTGAAGAAGCGGGCGGTGCCGACTGGCAGACCATCATGTACGAGGGCTACGGACCCAATGGCGTCGCCGTCCTCATCGAGTGCCTCACCGACAACCGCAACCGCGCCGCGGGTGAGGTGCGTACCGCGATGACCCGTAACGGCGGCAACATGGCAGACCCGGGATCGGTGTCCTACCTGTTCACCCGAAAGGGCGTCGTCACCCTGGAGAAGGGTGATCAGTCCGAAGACGACGTGTTGATGGCCGTCCTCGACGCGGGCGCCGAAGAGGTCACCGATCTCGGTGACACGTTCGAAATCGTCAGTGAGCCCACCGACCTCGTCGCCGTGCGCACCGCGCTGCAGGAGGCAGGAATCGACTACGACTCCGCGGAGGCCGACTTCCGCGCGTCCGTCGAGGTTCCGGTCGACGCAGACGGGGCACGCAAAGTCTTCAAGCTCGTCGACGCTCTCGAGGAGTCCGACGACGTGCAGAACGTCTACACCAATGTCGACCTGTCCGACGAGGTCCTCGCCGAGCTGGAGGACTGA
- the yajC gene encoding preprotein translocase subunit YajC, with product MDFLFPLLILALLVPMFLGIRRQKKEMAKTTALQESLSVGDRILTTAGLHGTIVAMNDDTVDLEIAPGVITTWSRLVIREQIVDSPIEPGEPASDAAPDDHENGGDTAPRLTKD from the coding sequence ATGGACTTTCTCTTCCCGCTGCTCATTCTGGCGCTGCTCGTCCCCATGTTCCTGGGGATCCGCCGGCAGAAGAAGGAGATGGCCAAGACCACAGCTCTCCAGGAATCCCTCTCGGTCGGCGACCGCATCCTGACCACTGCGGGGCTGCACGGGACGATCGTCGCGATGAACGACGACACGGTCGACCTCGAGATCGCCCCCGGCGTGATCACGACCTGGTCGCGGCTCGTCATCCGTGAGCAGATCGTCGACTCTCCGATCGAGCCCGGGGAGCCCGCGTCTGACGCTGCGCCCGATGACCATGAGAACGGCGGAGACACCGCGCCGCGGTTGACCAAGGATTGA
- the tesB gene encoding acyl-CoA thioesterase II produces MASIEDILELEALEKDIFRGAVHPSVLKRTFGGQVAGQSLVSAVRTVDERFRVHSLHGYFLRPGNPTEPTVYLVDRIRDGRSFCTRRVTGIQDGKAIFTMSASFHAEDAGIEHQDTMPSVPDPEELVDAQTVEEFANTELYQEWKEWDVRIVPSDAVKPIPGIAAQQRVWMRYRNKLPDDQVLHICTLAYLSDMTLLGASKVPHPGVVTQTASLDHAMWFMRPFRADEWLLYDQTSPSAGFGRALTQGRMFDQNGAMVAAVVQEGLTRIQRDQDKRDIETGNMA; encoded by the coding sequence ATGGCGAGCATTGAAGACATCCTCGAACTGGAAGCGCTGGAGAAGGACATCTTTCGCGGCGCGGTGCATCCTTCGGTGCTGAAGCGAACCTTCGGTGGTCAGGTGGCCGGTCAGTCGCTGGTGTCGGCGGTCCGCACCGTCGACGAGCGGTTTCGGGTTCACTCGCTCCACGGGTACTTTCTGCGGCCGGGTAACCCCACCGAGCCGACCGTGTATCTCGTCGACCGCATTCGTGACGGCCGGTCCTTCTGCACTCGCCGCGTCACCGGTATCCAGGACGGCAAGGCGATCTTCACCATGTCCGCCTCCTTCCACGCAGAGGACGCCGGAATCGAACATCAGGACACGATGCCGTCCGTGCCGGATCCGGAGGAACTCGTCGACGCGCAGACTGTCGAGGAGTTCGCGAACACCGAGTTGTATCAGGAGTGGAAGGAATGGGACGTCCGCATCGTTCCGTCCGATGCCGTCAAGCCGATTCCCGGTATCGCGGCACAGCAGCGTGTCTGGATGCGATACCGCAACAAGCTTCCGGACGATCAGGTGCTCCACATCTGCACACTCGCCTATCTCAGTGACATGACATTGCTCGGAGCATCGAAGGTGCCGCACCCCGGCGTGGTGACCCAAACAGCGTCACTTGACCACGCCATGTGGTTCATGCGCCCGTTCCGCGCCGACGAGTGGCTGCTCTACGACCAGACTTCACCTTCTGCTGGTTTCGGTCGGGCTCTCACCCAGGGCCGCATGTTCGATCAGAACGGCGCGATGGTGGCCGCGGTGGTGCAGGAGGGGTTGACCCGCATCCAGCGCGACCAGGACAAGCGCGATATCGAGACAGGAAATATGGCATGA
- the ruvB gene encoding Holliday junction branch migration DNA helicase RuvB, protein MNLESHADFEDESPVSPDLVAGDGDIEASLRPKNLHDFIGQPRVREQLQLVLTGAKMRGGTPDHILLSGPPGLGKTSMAMIIAAELGSSLRLTSGPALERAGDLAAMLSNLVEGDVLFIDEIHRIARPAEEMLYLAMEDFRVDVVVGKGPGATSIPLEVAPFTLVGATTRSGALTGPLRDRFGFTAHMDFYEPAELEQILMRSAGILGVQLGAEAGAEIAGRSRGTPRIANRLLRRVRDYAEVRADGVITRDIAHAALAVYDVDQLGLDRLDRSVLSALVRSFGGGPVGVSTLAVAVGEEPATVEEVCEPFLVRAGMIARTPRGRVATAAAWTQLGLTPPPDAVAGGIEVRVNEPQASLFDPEDP, encoded by the coding sequence ATGAATCTCGAATCCCACGCGGACTTCGAGGACGAGTCACCGGTATCGCCCGACCTCGTTGCCGGCGACGGCGACATAGAAGCCAGTCTGCGCCCCAAGAACCTGCACGACTTCATAGGTCAGCCCCGTGTGCGGGAACAACTCCAACTCGTCCTGACCGGCGCGAAGATGCGCGGCGGCACCCCCGACCACATCCTGCTGTCCGGACCACCCGGCCTGGGAAAGACCAGTATGGCGATGATCATCGCCGCCGAACTCGGGTCGTCGTTGCGGCTGACCTCCGGACCGGCGCTCGAGCGGGCCGGTGATCTCGCCGCCATGCTCAGCAACCTCGTCGAAGGGGACGTGCTGTTCATCGACGAGATCCATCGCATCGCCCGTCCGGCGGAGGAGATGCTGTACCTCGCAATGGAGGACTTCCGGGTCGACGTCGTCGTGGGTAAGGGGCCGGGCGCTACGTCGATTCCCCTGGAAGTGGCTCCCTTCACGTTGGTCGGTGCCACCACGCGCTCGGGGGCGCTGACGGGGCCGCTGCGCGACCGGTTCGGGTTCACGGCGCACATGGATTTCTACGAACCCGCTGAACTGGAGCAAATCCTCATGCGGTCCGCAGGGATTCTCGGTGTGCAGCTCGGTGCGGAGGCCGGGGCGGAGATCGCCGGCCGGTCCCGCGGCACACCGCGCATCGCCAACAGATTGCTGCGCCGGGTGCGTGATTATGCCGAGGTTCGTGCCGACGGCGTCATCACCCGCGACATCGCCCACGCGGCACTCGCCGTCTACGACGTCGACCAACTGGGCCTCGACCGTCTCGACCGTTCCGTTCTCAGTGCCCTCGTCCGAAGCTTCGGTGGCGGCCCTGTCGGCGTGTCCACCCTCGCTGTCGCGGTGGGTGAGGAGCCGGCGACGGTCGAAGAGGTCTGCGAGCCATTCCTGGTCCGGGCGGGCATGATCGCCCGCACACCCCGCGGTCGAGTGGCAACGGCCGCCGCCTGGACCCAACTCGGGCTGACGCCGCCACCGGACGCCGTCGCCGGTGGAATCGAGGTGCGGGTCAACGAACCGCAGGCCTCGTTGTTCGATCCGGAAGACCCCTGA
- a CDS encoding acyl-CoA thioesterase, translating into MATIEEILEVERLEKNIFRGIATETTLPRTFGGQVAGQALVAAVRTVDPQFAVHSLHGYFLRPGNTTMPIVYLVDRIRDGRSFVTRRVSAVQDGQAIFTMSASFQVSESGIEHHDAMPVVPPPDNLPLARDSDDPEIAWLAREWSDWDIRMVGDGEVDRRRGAAAQQQVWFRSRKTLPDDPVFHVCALTYMSDMTLIGSAMTPHKDVHINGASLDHALWFLRPFRADEWLLYDQTSPSAGFGRAVAQGRIFDRAGNLVAAVVQEGLTRFLRAE; encoded by the coding sequence ATGGCGACGATCGAAGAAATTCTCGAGGTGGAACGTCTCGAAAAGAACATCTTCCGCGGCATCGCCACCGAGACCACGCTTCCCCGTACCTTCGGCGGGCAGGTGGCCGGGCAGGCGCTGGTGGCGGCGGTGCGTACGGTTGACCCCCAGTTCGCGGTGCACTCGCTGCACGGCTACTTCCTGCGGCCGGGCAACACGACCATGCCGATCGTGTATCTCGTCGACAGGATTCGAGACGGGCGATCGTTCGTGACCAGGCGGGTGAGTGCGGTTCAGGACGGTCAAGCGATCTTCACGATGTCCGCGTCCTTCCAGGTCTCCGAGAGCGGCATCGAGCACCACGACGCCATGCCCGTGGTGCCGCCGCCGGACAACCTGCCTCTTGCTCGCGATTCGGACGACCCGGAGATCGCCTGGCTTGCCCGCGAATGGTCCGACTGGGACATCAGGATGGTCGGTGACGGTGAGGTCGACCGCCGACGCGGAGCGGCGGCACAGCAGCAGGTGTGGTTCCGTTCGCGGAAGACGTTGCCCGACGACCCGGTTTTCCACGTGTGTGCGCTGACGTACATGAGCGACATGACGCTGATCGGTTCGGCCATGACACCCCACAAGGACGTGCACATCAACGGTGCTTCTCTCGATCACGCGCTGTGGTTCCTGCGGCCCTTCCGCGCGGACGAGTGGTTGCTGTACGACCAGACGTCACCGTCCGCAGGTTTCGGCCGTGCAGTGGCACAGGGTCGAATTTTCGATCGGGCCGGGAACCTGGTGGCCGCGGTGGTCCAGGAAGGGTTGACCCGGTTCCTGCGCGCAGAGTGA
- the secD gene encoding protein translocase subunit SecD — translation MAPSTGSVHPVRYLTVFAALVAVLYALVFFTGDKSATPKLGIDLQGGTRVTLTARTPDGSKPTPDSLRQAQEIIETRVNGLGVSGSEVVIDGDNLVITVPGDDSAQARSLGQTARLYVRPVQTSQAAAAPGAQAPAGETPAEPTGTLDPGPAPAPQNRPFPAQDPSAPAEPTPSDEAAPADGSGSETAEAADEIAAARASRQSTDPAVQQAAMATLDCSVPDPLRGNDDPALPLVACSTDGQAVYLLAPSIIDGQEIADATSGYNSQQSRHEVSLTFKTEGSNTWAAFTSQNIGKQAAFTLDSKVVSAPVVQGATPAGSSTSITGSFTAASAKELANTLKYGSLPLSFAASEAETVSATLGLASLEAGLIAGLVGLILVLLYCLLYYRMLGVLTALSLVLSGVMVYAIMVLLGRYINFTLDLAGIAGLIIGIGMTADSFVVFFERIKDEMREGRSFRSAVPRGWARARRTILSGNAVSFIAAAVLYVLAVGQVRGFAFTLGLTTILDVVVVFLVTWPLVHLASKSPFWSRPGVNGLGAVQQIAKERKAAAASAKESRV, via the coding sequence GTGGCACCTTCCACAGGATCGGTGCATCCCGTCCGCTACCTCACCGTTTTTGCGGCGCTCGTAGCGGTTCTGTATGCCCTGGTGTTCTTCACTGGCGACAAGTCCGCGACACCCAAGCTGGGCATCGACCTGCAAGGCGGGACCCGAGTCACCCTCACGGCGCGCACACCCGATGGCAGTAAGCCGACGCCGGACAGCCTGCGTCAGGCGCAGGAGATCATCGAGACCCGTGTGAACGGGCTGGGAGTCTCCGGCTCCGAGGTAGTCATCGACGGTGACAACCTGGTGATCACCGTTCCTGGCGACGACAGTGCTCAGGCGCGTTCGCTCGGTCAGACCGCCCGCCTCTACGTGCGTCCTGTGCAGACGTCGCAGGCGGCGGCTGCCCCCGGCGCGCAGGCTCCCGCCGGCGAAACCCCGGCCGAGCCCACCGGGACACTGGATCCTGGGCCGGCACCGGCACCACAGAACCGTCCGTTCCCGGCCCAGGATCCGTCCGCACCCGCCGAACCGACCCCGTCCGACGAGGCCGCCCCGGCCGACGGCTCCGGGTCCGAGACCGCCGAGGCCGCCGACGAGATCGCAGCGGCACGCGCGAGCAGACAGAGTACGGACCCCGCAGTACAGCAGGCGGCGATGGCGACGCTCGATTGCTCGGTTCCCGACCCGCTGCGGGGAAACGACGATCCGGCGCTGCCCTTGGTGGCGTGCTCCACCGACGGTCAAGCGGTGTACTTGCTCGCGCCGTCGATTATCGACGGGCAGGAGATCGCCGACGCCACGTCCGGCTACAACTCCCAGCAGTCGCGGCACGAGGTGAGCCTGACGTTCAAGACGGAGGGCAGTAACACCTGGGCCGCGTTCACGTCGCAGAACATCGGCAAACAGGCAGCTTTCACCCTCGACTCCAAGGTGGTCAGTGCGCCGGTGGTCCAGGGCGCCACACCCGCCGGCAGCTCCACCTCGATCACCGGTTCGTTCACGGCGGCCAGTGCCAAGGAACTGGCGAACACGTTGAAATACGGCTCGCTGCCCCTCTCGTTCGCAGCATCCGAGGCGGAGACGGTGTCGGCGACGCTCGGTCTCGCCTCGCTCGAGGCGGGTCTGATCGCCGGCCTCGTGGGTCTGATCCTCGTGCTGCTCTACTGCCTGCTGTACTACCGCATGCTCGGGGTGCTCACAGCGTTGTCACTGGTGCTGTCGGGTGTGATGGTGTACGCGATCATGGTTCTGCTCGGCCGGTACATCAACTTCACCCTCGACCTGGCCGGTATCGCCGGTCTGATCATCGGTATCGGTATGACTGCAGACTCGTTCGTGGTGTTCTTCGAAAGAATCAAGGACGAGATGAGGGAAGGCCGGAGTTTCCGGTCGGCGGTTCCCCGCGGTTGGGCTCGGGCGCGCCGCACGATTCTCTCGGGAAATGCGGTGAGCTTCATCGCCGCCGCGGTCCTCTACGTGCTCGCGGTCGGTCAGGTGCGCGGGTTCGCGTTCACGCTCGGCCTGACCACCATTCTCGACGTCGTCGTCGTCTTCCTGGTGACGTGGCCGCTGGTCCACCTGGCCTCGAAGTCGCCGTTCTGGTCCAGGCCGGGCGTCAACGGGCTGGGAGCCGTGCAGCAGATCGCCAAGGAACGTAAGGCTGCCGCAGCGTCGGCGAAGGAGTCACGAGTATGA
- a CDS encoding NUDIX hydrolase: MTFSALTIFVLALVAVVVLAIGLWAYGTANRLDRLHVRSDLSWQALDSALARRAVVVRAAAAAMDAPEARRLTALAARAERSERTDRESAENALSSALSLLDPEDLRPQLVAELADAEARVLIARRFHNDAVRDTLALRARRPVRWLHLGGTAPLPTYFEITERASAAAVADGLSLDSVRTSARVVLLDERGRVLLLRGHDPEIPDTYYWFTIGGAVEKGENLRAAAVREIAEETGYTASAESLRGPMWRRVAIFSWGGELIRSEELFFALQTEGFEPHHGGFTELEERTITGHRWCTADCVRELTAAGEAVYPRDLADLLEEAAAVAAAADNPEVRAIT; encoded by the coding sequence GTGACCTTCTCCGCGCTGACCATCTTCGTTCTGGCACTCGTGGCAGTGGTCGTTCTGGCGATCGGGTTGTGGGCCTACGGAACGGCCAACCGCCTCGACCGTTTGCACGTGCGTTCCGATCTGTCCTGGCAGGCCCTCGACTCCGCGCTGGCCCGTCGGGCGGTGGTCGTGCGGGCTGCGGCTGCGGCGATGGACGCACCCGAGGCAAGGAGGCTCACTGCCCTGGCCGCCCGCGCCGAGCGGTCGGAGCGCACCGACCGCGAAAGCGCGGAGAACGCGTTGTCCAGCGCGCTCTCGCTGCTCGATCCCGAAGATCTCAGACCTCAGCTCGTCGCGGAACTCGCGGACGCGGAGGCGAGGGTCCTGATCGCGCGCCGTTTCCACAACGACGCCGTGCGGGACACCCTGGCATTACGTGCCCGCAGACCCGTTCGGTGGTTGCACCTGGGCGGCACCGCACCGCTACCGACCTATTTCGAGATCACGGAACGGGCGTCGGCTGCGGCGGTAGCCGACGGTTTGTCGCTCGACTCCGTCCGCACGTCCGCGCGGGTGGTGCTGCTCGACGAGCGGGGCCGTGTGCTGTTGCTGAGGGGCCATGATCCGGAGATTCCCGACACCTACTACTGGTTCACGATCGGTGGCGCGGTCGAAAAAGGGGAGAACCTGCGTGCTGCGGCGGTCCGGGAAATCGCCGAGGAGACCGGGTACACCGCTTCCGCGGAGTCGCTGCGCGGCCCGATGTGGCGCCGGGTGGCGATCTTCTCTTGGGGCGGTGAGCTGATTCGTTCCGAGGAACTGTTCTTCGCCCTGCAGACGGAGGGTTTCGAACCTCACCACGGCGGGTTCACCGAACTCGAGGAGCGCACCATCACCGGCCACCGGTGGTGTACTGCCGACTGCGTCCGGGAACTGACGGCTGCCGGTGAAGCCGTCTATCCCCGCGATCTTGCCGATCTGCTCGAGGAGGCCGCAGCCGTCGCAGCCGCCGCCGACAACCCCGAAGTGCGCGCCATCACGTAA
- the pdxT gene encoding pyridoxal 5'-phosphate synthase glutaminase subunit PdxT → MTRPLVGVLALQGDVREHLAALPDAGADAVGIRRPEELDKVDGLVIPGGESTTMSKLLEIFELLEPLKTRLRDGLPAYGSCAGMILLASEILDTRPDAQHLGAIDMTVRRNAFGRQVDSFESDLDFEGIIGDPVRAVFIRAPWVERVGDAVEVLARVPESGGAAAGRIVAVRQGRVVATSFHPEVTGDRRVHELFVDLVREA, encoded by the coding sequence ATGACCCGTCCCCTCGTCGGTGTTCTCGCTCTCCAGGGCGATGTGCGTGAACACCTTGCCGCACTGCCGGACGCAGGCGCCGACGCCGTGGGTATTCGTCGTCCGGAAGAGCTCGACAAGGTCGACGGTCTCGTCATTCCGGGCGGCGAGTCGACCACCATGAGCAAGTTGCTGGAGATCTTCGAGCTGCTCGAGCCTCTGAAGACGCGACTACGGGACGGCCTGCCCGCTTACGGTTCCTGCGCTGGAATGATCCTCCTCGCGAGCGAGATCCTCGACACCCGCCCGGATGCGCAGCATCTCGGCGCGATCGATATGACGGTTCGCCGCAACGCCTTCGGGCGGCAGGTCGATTCGTTCGAGTCCGACCTCGACTTCGAGGGCATCATCGGCGATCCGGTACGCGCCGTCTTCATCCGCGCCCCCTGGGTCGAGCGGGTCGGGGACGCCGTCGAGGTGCTCGCTCGTGTCCCCGAGTCGGGCGGCGCCGCTGCCGGACGCATCGTCGCCGTCCGGCAGGGCCGCGTGGTGGCAACCTCCTTCCATCCCGAGGTGACCGGCGATCGGCGGGTACACGAGTTGTTCGTGGACCTCGTCCGTGAGGCTTAA
- the ruvC gene encoding crossover junction endodeoxyribonuclease RuvC, whose product MRVLGVDPGLTRCGFGVVDGAGGRTVIPVAVDVVRTPADLELSARLLRISEAAESWIDLHRPEVVAIERVFSQHNVRTAMGTAQAGGVVALAAARRGIPVCFHTPSEVKAAVTGSGSADKAQVTAMVTRILRLAAAPKPADAADALALAICHCWRAPMIERMARAEAAAAEQKRRYQARLAEVKKAGTR is encoded by the coding sequence GTGCGTGTGCTGGGTGTGGATCCCGGTCTGACCCGGTGCGGATTCGGAGTGGTCGACGGCGCAGGAGGACGGACGGTCATCCCGGTGGCTGTCGACGTGGTGCGTACCCCCGCGGATCTCGAGTTGTCTGCCCGGCTGCTGCGGATCTCCGAGGCGGCCGAGTCGTGGATCGACCTCCACCGACCCGAGGTCGTCGCCATCGAGCGGGTGTTTTCCCAGCACAACGTGCGCACTGCCATGGGCACGGCGCAGGCCGGTGGTGTGGTCGCGCTGGCGGCCGCCCGCCGCGGGATCCCGGTCTGCTTCCACACTCCGAGCGAGGTCAAGGCCGCGGTCACGGGCAGCGGATCGGCAGACAAAGCTCAGGTGACGGCCATGGTGACGCGCATCCTGCGACTCGCGGCCGCACCGAAGCCTGCCGACGCCGCGGATGCCCTGGCACTCGCCATCTGTCACTGTTGGCGAGCGCCGATGATCGAACGCATGGCCCGGGCCGAGGCGGCCGCGGCCGAACAGAAACGTCGATACCAGGCCCGGTTGGCCGAGGTGAAGAAGGCAGGTACACGATGA
- a CDS encoding UbiA family prenyltransferase — MPDSAILPSHAPSWQRWAMPLSTAVSLVRTAHPGPAAAVTVLTLVIAVGMDANPGTVMVLGIAVLSGQLVVGWTNDLLDRTRDQVAGRTDKPLATGRISRTAVRRAVGMASATCVVASLLCGLAAGLLHLALVGAALAYNAGLKSTVWSWLPYALAFGGLPVVVSLASDPAQIPPLWMVVAGALFGIAAHLLNVMPDLAADAATGVRGLPHRLGARTIRIIAALILVAASATVFLGTGNSASVGHRVLLGAVLILAALTVRAPNRMPFYAAIAVAGANGVMLLLE, encoded by the coding sequence ATGCCGGATTCGGCAATCCTGCCGTCGCACGCACCGTCGTGGCAGCGTTGGGCCATGCCCCTCTCCACTGCCGTGTCGCTCGTGCGCACCGCGCACCCCGGCCCGGCCGCCGCGGTCACCGTGCTCACTCTGGTGATTGCGGTCGGTATGGATGCGAATCCGGGCACCGTGATGGTCCTCGGAATCGCAGTTCTCAGTGGTCAGCTCGTCGTCGGATGGACCAACGACCTGCTCGATCGCACCCGCGACCAGGTGGCCGGCCGTACGGACAAACCTCTCGCCACCGGACGCATATCCCGGACCGCTGTCCGCCGGGCCGTCGGCATGGCGTCCGCGACATGCGTGGTCGCGTCCTTGCTCTGCGGCCTGGCGGCGGGGCTTCTTCACCTGGCGCTCGTCGGTGCTGCCCTGGCATACAACGCGGGACTCAAATCGACGGTGTGGTCCTGGCTCCCGTACGCACTGGCGTTCGGAGGGTTACCTGTCGTCGTGTCACTGGCGTCCGACCCGGCGCAGATTCCGCCTCTGTGGATGGTGGTGGCCGGCGCACTGTTCGGGATCGCGGCGCACCTACTCAATGTCATGCCCGACCTCGCCGCGGACGCAGCCACCGGCGTGCGGGGACTGCCACATCGCCTGGGCGCCCGCACCATTCGGATCATCGCGGCACTGATCCTGGTGGCTGCCTCGGCCACCGTATTCCTCGGAACCGGTAACTCAGCCTCGGTGGGGCACCGGGTATTGCTGGGCGCCGTTCTCATTCTTGCCGCGTTGACCGTCCGGGCGCCGAACAGAATGCCGTTCTACGCAGCGATCGCCGTCGCCGGCGCCAACGGCGTGATGCTCCTGCTCGAGTGA
- a CDS encoding GntR family transcriptional regulator: protein MLMRVDHGSSTPLGEQIAASVRGAFMRGEIAAGDRLPSARALAESIDVNLHTVLRAYAVLRDEGLIDLRRGRGAVIRADTNSAHAGLTEAARAFVAEARRLGLDTDQMIDMIKEISKK from the coding sequence ATGTTGATGCGAGTCGACCACGGGTCGAGCACTCCACTGGGCGAGCAGATCGCCGCCAGTGTGCGCGGAGCGTTCATGAGGGGAGAGATAGCGGCCGGCGATCGCCTGCCCTCGGCCCGTGCGCTGGCCGAGTCCATCGACGTCAATTTGCACACGGTCCTGCGGGCGTACGCCGTGCTGCGCGACGAAGGACTGATCGACCTGCGGCGCGGACGGGGAGCAGTGATCCGCGCAGACACGAATTCCGCCCACGCCGGGCTCACGGAAGCCGCCCGAGCATTCGTGGCCGAAGCGCGACGCCTCGGCCTGGACACAGACCAGATGATCGACATGATCAAGGAGATTTCGAAGAAATGA